From a region of the Fibrobacter sp. UWB16 genome:
- a CDS encoding acyl-[acyl-carrier-protein] thioesterase, producing the protein MEPEVTTKNFEVRFSDCDHHSRLKLSNLFLFMEETAIADAEQNGFGIWKMMKAGYTTVITRLKIRLLHHPVWGEKLSISTWAKDIIKDKVCLKDYSILDAQGHSIAQATSSWLLVNMKTGKAENPANAPYPIPLIQGKNALPEMMDILDPQVDPQIVATEIAKYSDLDMNKHVNHCRYVDWVTNSLDAQELKSRRIRSIQINYISQIPLGGKVNIVRFKNTNHHAYIFGMNADDKTQCHFQARIGFAD; encoded by the coding sequence ATGGAACCGGAAGTCACTACCAAAAATTTTGAAGTGCGTTTCTCGGACTGCGACCACCACAGCCGACTCAAACTTTCAAATCTCTTCTTGTTCATGGAAGAAACCGCCATCGCCGATGCCGAACAGAACGGCTTTGGGATATGGAAGATGATGAAGGCAGGCTACACCACGGTCATCACGCGACTGAAGATTCGCCTGTTGCACCACCCAGTCTGGGGCGAAAAGCTTTCCATCTCGACGTGGGCAAAGGACATCATCAAGGACAAAGTTTGTCTTAAAGATTATTCCATTCTCGATGCGCAGGGGCATTCCATCGCACAGGCGACTTCTTCGTGGCTCCTGGTGAACATGAAGACCGGCAAGGCAGAAAACCCGGCCAACGCACCGTACCCGATTCCGCTCATTCAGGGCAAGAACGCGCTCCCCGAAATGATGGATATTTTGGACCCGCAAGTCGACCCGCAAATTGTAGCGACAGAAATTGCAAAGTACAGTGACTTGGACATGAACAAGCACGTGAACCACTGCCGCTATGTGGACTGGGTGACAAACTCGCTCGACGCGCAGGAACTCAAGAGCCGCAGAATCCGTTCAATACAGATAAATTATATATCACAGATTCCGCTCGGAGGCAAGGTGAATATCGTGCGTTTCAAGAACACGAACCATCACGCCTACATTTTCGGGATGAACGCCGACGACAAGACGCAATGCCACTTCCAAGCACGCATCGGTTTTGCGGATTAG
- a CDS encoding SpoIIE family protein phosphatase, protein MKFNFHSLAFKQTVLILLGITVIFVAMIFMLQRQVSSRMSELIMARGQEISAKHVSSIDNIFDESATVVKNIVAMLERGDLNKKDVEEFLPTEYVRTHEKNPIASALFVAYEPERNGREFMRITGHGLEDTVMEVKDYSEMPWYKQSIETGKGQWYEPFIGVYADQPVALFAMPFYQTLPDGSKKFKGVVGLDIFVSFLRDAVSSINIENSGYAFILSAENRFVAHPRDDWIFKESLHSLAKGHEAGLSNFETAVRNLHSGLLLGKTFSGEKACIYFSHMKVDGWIFGVVWPADEFFAKQRKMASVLGILGLASYIMMIVLVLVISSRVTRPLKALAGVAKRLGQGDFDVEIPPVDGKDEIAEFADAFVRMRDSLKENIEKQKGAERVASELEMARKIQLGLLARSDDDEGVKDARHLLSPFILPAKAVGGDFYDFCKVDKDRLAFLIADVSGKGVPAALLMMSARSMLKSVLLAGASVVDTFNVVNDRLAFRNYLNMFVTVWMGVLDLRTGEVEFACAGHNPPAIRRADGTVEFAKSKPGLVIAAMEGTRYKRQTLKLNPGDTIFLYTDGVTEATDANENLFGDERLLKTLRDAGNREPAEICPFVKSRIDEFVGDAPQFDDITMLALKFVGKT, encoded by the coding sequence ATGAAATTTAATTTTCACAGTCTTGCGTTTAAACAGACTGTCTTGATATTGCTCGGCATCACGGTGATCTTTGTCGCGATGATTTTTATGCTTCAGCGGCAGGTCAGCTCCAGGATGTCGGAACTCATTATGGCGCGTGGCCAGGAAATCAGTGCAAAGCACGTGTCTTCCATCGACAATATCTTTGACGAAAGTGCTACGGTTGTGAAAAACATCGTGGCGATGCTTGAACGTGGCGACTTGAACAAGAAGGATGTCGAAGAGTTTTTGCCGACGGAATACGTTCGCACCCACGAGAAAAATCCAATTGCGTCTGCGCTGTTTGTTGCTTACGAGCCCGAACGGAATGGTCGCGAGTTCATGCGCATCACGGGCCATGGTCTCGAGGACACGGTCATGGAAGTGAAGGACTACAGCGAAATGCCGTGGTACAAACAGTCCATCGAAACGGGCAAGGGCCAGTGGTACGAACCGTTTATTGGCGTTTATGCGGACCAGCCGGTGGCGCTTTTTGCGATGCCTTTTTACCAGACGCTCCCTGACGGTTCCAAGAAATTCAAGGGCGTTGTCGGGCTTGATATTTTTGTCTCGTTCTTGCGCGATGCGGTCTCCTCGATAAATATTGAAAACTCGGGATATGCGTTTATCCTCTCTGCCGAAAACAGGTTTGTCGCGCATCCGCGTGATGACTGGATTTTCAAGGAGTCGCTCCATTCGCTTGCAAAAGGCCATGAAGCGGGTTTGTCTAATTTCGAGACGGCGGTGCGCAATTTGCATAGCGGGCTTTTGCTTGGCAAGACGTTTAGCGGCGAAAAGGCTTGCATCTATTTTTCGCACATGAAGGTGGACGGCTGGATTTTCGGCGTCGTGTGGCCTGCGGATGAATTCTTTGCAAAGCAACGTAAGATGGCATCGGTGCTCGGCATACTTGGCCTGGCGAGCTACATCATGATGATTGTGCTGGTGCTCGTGATTTCGAGCCGCGTGACGAGACCGCTCAAGGCGCTTGCAGGGGTGGCGAAGCGTTTGGGCCAGGGCGACTTTGACGTGGAGATTCCGCCGGTCGATGGCAAGGACGAAATTGCGGAATTTGCAGATGCGTTTGTCCGCATGCGTGATTCGCTCAAGGAAAATATTGAAAAGCAGAAGGGCGCCGAACGCGTGGCGAGCGAACTGGAGATGGCTCGCAAGATTCAGCTCGGATTGCTTGCGCGTAGCGATGATGACGAGGGCGTGAAGGATGCCCGCCATTTGCTCTCTCCGTTTATTTTACCTGCAAAAGCGGTGGGTGGTGACTTCTATGATTTTTGCAAGGTCGATAAGGACAGACTTGCCTTCTTGATTGCTGATGTATCGGGCAAGGGTGTCCCGGCGGCGCTGCTTATGATGTCGGCACGCTCGATGCTCAAGAGTGTTTTGCTTGCGGGCGCATCGGTGGTGGATACATTCAATGTCGTGAATGACCGCCTGGCGTTCCGCAACTACCTCAATATGTTCGTCACGGTTTGGATGGGAGTTCTCGATTTGCGTACGGGCGAAGTGGAATTTGCATGTGCGGGGCATAATCCGCCGGCGATCCGCCGTGCGGACGGTACGGTCGAGTTTGCAAAGAGCAAGCCCGGTCTTGTGATTGCCGCGATGGAAGGGACGCGCTACAAGCGCCAGACGCTTAAGCTGAATCCGGGCGATACAATCTTCTTGTACACGGATGGCGTGACCGAGGCGACGGATGCGAACGAGAATCTGTTTGGCGATGAGCGACTGCTCAAGACGCTCCGCGATGCAGGCAATCGCGAACCTGCCGAAATTTGCCCGTTCGTGAAGTCCAGGATTGATGAATTTGTGGGCGACGCTCCGCAGTTCGATGACATTACCATGCTCGCGCTCAAGTTCGTGGGTAAGACTTAA
- a CDS encoding fibrobacter succinogenes major paralogous domain-containing protein: protein MNTLLLKKSLRIVETLIVGAMLWACTSSNDDGGFAGGSSDDAGVYAVKDLDVAGVSQKGPFVKGSAVTVQGIDCKTMELTHEIFEGTVKSDKGDYDVGGITLSSSCAVFEVTGLYLDEFTGAQTTEPVTLRSLVNLKDRKSVNVNVLTRLEYDRVVKLVSEQNASFADAKKQAENEVLGSFGIAKISDNFEDLDIFKKGDGNAALLAVSVFALASGDSGKNVNVEERLNEFSTAISNNGSLDDSTKTEIANWAASAMANGKIDTIRKNIESWGYADEVPEFEKFVIERDSLVDTRDGQVYKTVKIGNQVWMAENLNYADSVETPSLMDKSWCYNDSSEYCDKYGRLYAWSAALNVCPEGWHLPDTTEWNTLFESVDNPYFVGRILKSKSDWQLGRSGPEGIDALGFNVLPAGAGHTGNFIGLRVYGHFWSSDLARDGVIYAIRFGYDEDQPAITLEYESDGGLSVRCLKD, encoded by the coding sequence ATGAATACGCTGTTGCTTAAGAAAAGTCTCCGCATTGTAGAAACTCTGATTGTCGGGGCTATGCTTTGGGCATGTACATCGTCTAATGATGATGGCGGCTTTGCTGGCGGTTCTTCGGACGATGCCGGCGTTTACGCCGTCAAGGATTTGGACGTGGCGGGTGTCTCGCAGAAGGGCCCGTTTGTCAAGGGCTCTGCGGTGACGGTGCAGGGCATTGATTGCAAAACGATGGAACTGACTCACGAAATTTTCGAAGGTACGGTCAAGAGCGACAAGGGCGACTATGATGTTGGCGGAATTACGCTTTCGTCTTCGTGTGCGGTCTTTGAAGTGACCGGGCTTTATCTTGATGAATTTACGGGCGCACAAACGACGGAACCAGTAACGCTTCGTTCGCTAGTGAATCTCAAAGATCGAAAGAGCGTGAACGTCAACGTGCTTACGCGATTGGAATACGACCGTGTCGTGAAACTCGTGTCCGAACAGAATGCGTCTTTTGCGGATGCTAAAAAACAAGCTGAAAACGAAGTGCTTGGCTCGTTTGGTATCGCAAAAATTTCGGACAACTTTGAAGACTTGGATATCTTTAAAAAAGGCGATGGAAATGCGGCTCTCCTTGCGGTAAGCGTGTTTGCGCTCGCTTCGGGTGATTCTGGCAAAAATGTGAATGTCGAGGAACGTTTGAACGAATTCTCCACCGCAATTTCAAACAATGGTTCTTTAGATGATAGCACAAAGACGGAAATTGCAAATTGGGCTGCTTCCGCTATGGCAAACGGCAAGATTGATACAATTCGTAAAAATATTGAAAGCTGGGGTTATGCCGATGAAGTTCCCGAGTTTGAAAAGTTTGTTATAGAGCGAGACTCCCTTGTCGATACACGTGATGGGCAAGTTTACAAGACTGTAAAAATTGGTAATCAGGTATGGATGGCTGAAAACCTCAACTATGCCGATAGCGTAGAAACGCCAAGTTTGATGGACAAGAGCTGGTGCTACAACGATTCTTCAGAATATTGCGATAAGTATGGTCGACTTTACGCATGGTCTGCTGCGTTGAATGTATGTCCTGAAGGTTGGCATCTGCCTGATACCACGGAATGGAATACTTTGTTTGAATCTGTCGACAATCCATATTTTGTAGGTAGAATTTTAAAGTCAAAGAGTGACTGGCAGTTGGGTAGGAGTGGACCTGAAGGCATAGATGCGTTGGGCTTTAATGTTTTGCCTGCAGGTGCTGGACATACTGGGAATTTTATTGGCTTGCGTGTTTATGGACATTTCTGGAGCTCGGATTTGGCAAGAGACGGTGTTATTTATGCCATCCGCTTTGGTTATGATGAAGATCAGCCTGCTATAACACTGGAATATGAAAGTGATGGAGGATTGTCTGTTCGTTGCTTAAAGGATTAA
- a CDS encoding ComEC/Rec2 family competence protein, translated as MKLFWILVVTAVINGCMYVSGSAEGESSMHATAIDVGQGLAVLFEYGGRYAMYDFGPDSVGVVDSLLARGVDTLDWVVLSHNHRDHIGGFLELAGRGVFVRRLYMGPDTAGAFFRDSVLRVARALGTPVDTLLRGENVSFGGGGNGFEVLWPASYLRVGENRASVVLLGKFGASKMLLTGDLDSVGERHLLEMNPTLSAELLQVAHHGSAGSNTLSFLSQVSPKYAFVSVGAGNGYGHPALSVVRKLNLVLGDSTKLYRTDLQGSIRFELSPSMGVLH; from the coding sequence ATGAAGCTTTTTTGGATTTTGGTTGTCACGGCGGTGATTAACGGCTGCATGTACGTGAGCGGGTCGGCGGAGGGTGAATCGTCGATGCATGCGACGGCGATTGACGTGGGGCAGGGGCTTGCGGTGCTATTCGAATATGGCGGGCGCTATGCGATGTACGATTTTGGGCCCGATTCGGTCGGCGTGGTGGATTCACTTTTGGCCCGCGGGGTCGATACGCTCGATTGGGTGGTGCTGAGCCATAACCATCGGGATCATATTGGCGGTTTTTTGGAGCTTGCGGGGCGGGGCGTTTTTGTGCGGCGTCTGTACATGGGGCCGGATACGGCGGGCGCGTTCTTTCGTGATAGTGTGTTGCGGGTGGCGAGAGCGCTTGGAACGCCAGTGGATACGCTATTGCGAGGCGAGAACGTAAGTTTTGGGGGTGGGGGTAATGGCTTTGAAGTGCTGTGGCCGGCGAGCTATTTGCGCGTGGGCGAGAATCGCGCGAGTGTGGTGTTGCTCGGGAAGTTTGGCGCAAGCAAGATGCTTTTGACGGGCGACCTGGATTCGGTGGGCGAGCGCCATTTGCTCGAGATGAATCCGACGCTTTCGGCGGAACTTTTGCAGGTGGCGCATCACGGTTCGGCGGGGAGCAATACGCTAAGCTTCTTGTCGCAGGTGTCGCCAAAGTATGCGTTTGTGAGTGTCGGGGCTGGTAACGGTTATGGGCATCCCGCACTATCTGTTGTTCGTAAACTGAACTTGGTGCTTGGGGATTCTACGAAACTTTACCGCACCGATTTGCAAGGTTCCATTCGCTTTGAACTCTCGCCGAGCATGGGCGTTTTGCACTAG
- a CDS encoding GLUG motif-containing protein has product MNFKNVTRVLLAALAVPAFAANGTMKGDGSAENPFQIEDYEDLKAIGSSSYLFSSNYVVSKDIDASASKSERCDGDDDCRGFIPIGKNKDAVDSTVFWGTIDGKNHTIKNLKINNGYSGESGFIQTLIGSVVNLNFDSLDVKGESRNAGGVASALVGTIQNVHVTHGKVFGYERVGGIVGKAIDKTGYAPVKGYDDMTPVLRNVSFQGEVGGYQQVGGVAGIIGVDVDSLVADVDISITYGDAKEIGGVAGYNYGHIQKSHSSGKVIVTAPKVGAVGGLVGESSKGVIDHCYSSMDVEGRYSVGGLVGYNEGSIFASYATGSVKEYGDESNGFMAPDYAGGLVGSNYGKIFVSYALGSVIGDERVGGLVGQNSGEIYYSYARGNVTCKSVIDESVGGFVGFNYGEIYSSYAANTVEGIQVGGFVDLNESNVVNSYWDAELSKIDSSSGGTGLKTKEMMTMSSFAGWDTLGYWTFERCEAPKCEIDDEGYGCFCKKDFHRFWTIDEGKSYPYLNDGLDMNDFYWHQRLWLVYLRSLEQPPVHIQNQTFAKTSSLGAVFQGGSVALRFEILNAASVKFSLVDMQGRVVRVFDLGRRATGVHFETLNAGEIARGRYVGVLQVGGKATEKVMLLKK; this is encoded by the coding sequence ATGAATTTCAAAAATGTGACTCGAGTTTTGTTAGCTGCTCTCGCCGTGCCTGCGTTTGCCGCGAATGGAACCATGAAAGGTGACGGCTCTGCAGAAAATCCTTTCCAGATTGAGGATTACGAAGACCTCAAGGCGATAGGCTCGAGCTCTTATCTGTTTTCTTCGAATTACGTTGTGTCAAAAGATATTGATGCATCTGCTTCGAAGAGTGAACGATGCGATGGCGATGATGACTGTAGAGGTTTTATTCCGATTGGGAAAAATAAAGATGCAGTTGACAGCACTGTTTTCTGGGGAACAATCGATGGAAAAAATCACACCATCAAAAACTTGAAAATCAATAATGGATACTCGGGTGAATCGGGCTTTATTCAAACATTGATTGGCTCTGTAGTCAATTTGAATTTTGACAGCTTGGATGTAAAAGGCGAAAGTCGTAATGCTGGCGGTGTCGCTTCGGCTCTTGTGGGGACTATCCAGAATGTGCATGTGACCCATGGCAAAGTGTTTGGCTATGAACGTGTTGGTGGAATTGTAGGCAAGGCAATAGATAAAACTGGGTATGCTCCGGTCAAAGGCTATGACGATATGACGCCCGTTTTAAGGAATGTTTCGTTCCAGGGAGAAGTTGGAGGATACCAGCAAGTTGGCGGGGTTGCAGGTATAATAGGTGTTGATGTTGATAGCCTTGTTGCTGATGTTGATATATCTATAACATATGGAGATGCTAAGGAAATTGGAGGAGTCGCCGGGTATAACTATGGGCATATCCAAAAGAGTCATTCTAGCGGAAAAGTCATTGTTACGGCTCCTAAAGTGGGCGCCGTTGGAGGGCTTGTTGGTGAAAGTTCCAAGGGCGTGATAGACCACTGCTATTCTTCAATGGATGTTGAAGGCCGTTATTCTGTAGGCGGATTGGTGGGCTATAACGAAGGCTCCATTTTTGCATCGTACGCAACAGGTTCTGTGAAAGAATATGGGGATGAATCCAATGGCTTCATGGCTCCAGATTATGCAGGAGGCCTTGTTGGTTCTAATTATGGAAAGATTTTCGTCTCTTATGCTCTTGGTTCTGTCATTGGCGATGAAAGAGTTGGAGGCCTTGTTGGTCAAAATTCTGGAGAAATCTATTACTCTTATGCTCGGGGGAATGTAACTTGCAAATCGGTTATTGATGAAAGTGTTGGAGGTTTCGTTGGTTTTAATTATGGCGAAATTTACTCTAGCTATGCCGCAAATACTGTTGAAGGTATCCAAGTAGGAGGGTTTGTAGATTTAAATGAAAGCAATGTCGTGAATTCTTACTGGGATGCGGAACTGTCTAAAATTGATAGTAGCTCTGGCGGCACGGGGCTTAAGACAAAAGAAATGATGACGATGTCTTCTTTTGCGGGGTGGGACACTCTTGGTTATTGGACGTTTGAACGTTGCGAGGCTCCCAAATGCGAAATTGACGATGAGGGTTACGGGTGCTTTTGCAAAAAGGATTTTCACAGGTTCTGGACGATAGATGAAGGCAAGTCTTATCCATACTTGAATGATGGTTTGGATATGAATGATTTTTATTGGCATCAACGTTTATGGCTTGTTTACTTAAGATCTCTAGAACAGCCTCCCGTTCATATTCAAAATCAAACGTTTGCTAAAACGAGTTCTTTGGGTGCTGTGTTCCAAGGCGGTTCTGTTGCGCTCCGTTTTGAAATTCTAAATGCCGCTTCTGTGAAGTTCTCGCTTGTGGATATGCAGGGCCGAGTGGTGCGGGTGTTTGATCTTGGTCGCCGAGCAACGGGTGTGCATTTCGAAACACTTAATGCTGGAGAAATTGCCCGGGGCCGCTATGTTGGCGTGCTGCAAGTGGGCGGCAAGGCTACCGAAAAAGTGATGCTCCTGAAAAAATAG
- a CDS encoding fibrobacter succinogenes major paralogous domain-containing protein, whose amino-acid sequence MKRNELRIFGDIFAFALAFAFLSMFSACSDDKVAGGSSDDAGIYAVKDLDVAGVSQKGPFVKGSAVTVQGIDCQTMELTGEIFEGTVKSDKGDFGVDDVNLSATCALFEVTGYYFNEVTGKKSANEVTLHALSDLSDRKHVNINMLTELEYKRVMNLVSEEKMSFADAKKQAEKEVLASFNVNGDYALSEDLNIFENGDGNAALLAVSVLVQVSGDSSKNVDVAERVDNFGTAIAENGALGDSAKTEMADWATTAESNGQIAKIRRNLENLGYAEEIASFENVVEDFATGVASSESSSSVALGAGTSSSSSSSEVKQSSSSSSVILSSSEESSNNTKESYLNPEIEYGELTDTRDGQVYKTVKIGDQVWMAENLNYENGNSLCYSDDTTECSKSGRLYIWDDAKDVCPSGWHLPDLLEWDVLYSAVGSRKETARNLKSTSGWTENGNGVDAYGFSALPVVFWDGSQFFTEGSYSMFWTSTEWNADNAYMQEFYMLSDSIQNGPLPKKMAVSVRCIMGDGKAVDVSSSSSAKSSSSDADGFDWSLAKESYLNPDINYGEITDSRDGKIYKTVKIGDQTWMAENLNYTDSAQTPSLKGGMWCYDDQPKNCDVGGAFYTWAAAVDSIALYDERGLICGDEKECRVSAKVQGICPNGWHLPDTTEWRTLIKAVGGNSKAGTVLKSQKGWDMIKASSSNGNGTDAYGFAALPVGLSNDGDHGGFSYDGIIALFWTINEASGWSGFRAISADFENVNNFVSMGSNGTSKSSGISVRCIKDYDSVASSSSSSAASSSSVEVLPPCKTETEDNCEYDTLTDDRDGRTYKTVKIGNQIWMAENLNYAYLQSTENMDSTSFCYDNDPANCDKYGRLYIWAAAMDSAGLLNDDAKGCGYDVDCSPKFPVQGVCPSGWHLPNQAEWLTLYSTVGSKSLALEALKSQNGWCNNSNGTDAFGFSGLPAGYGYEGSYGSFKNNGCYAVFWTSTGNNRWYANYEELYYEKEYLSSGNKLYSFSIRCVKN is encoded by the coding sequence ATGAAAAGAAACGAGCTTAGAATTTTTGGGGATATTTTTGCTTTCGCGTTGGCGTTTGCTTTTTTGTCGATGTTTTCGGCATGCTCCGACGACAAAGTCGCGGGTGGTTCTTCGGATGATGCGGGCATTTACGCCGTCAAGGATTTGGATGTGGCGGGTGTCTCGCAGAAGGGCCCGTTTGTCAAGGGTTCTGCGGTGACGGTGCAGGGCATTGATTGCCAAACGATGGAGCTGACTGGCGAAATTTTTGAAGGTACGGTCAAGAGCGACAAGGGCGACTTTGGCGTTGACGATGTGAACCTCTCGGCGACATGCGCTTTGTTCGAAGTGACCGGTTATTACTTCAATGAAGTGACTGGCAAAAAGTCGGCGAACGAGGTGACGCTCCATGCGCTCTCGGATTTGAGCGACCGCAAACACGTGAACATCAACATGCTCACGGAACTTGAATACAAGCGCGTGATGAATCTCGTTTCGGAAGAAAAAATGTCGTTTGCTGATGCGAAAAAGCAGGCTGAAAAGGAAGTGCTTGCTTCGTTTAATGTAAATGGCGATTATGCTTTGTCCGAAGACTTGAACATCTTTGAAAATGGCGATGGAAATGCGGCGCTCCTTGCGGTGAGCGTGCTTGTGCAAGTGTCGGGTGATTCGAGCAAGAATGTGGATGTTGCCGAACGCGTGGATAACTTTGGTACGGCCATTGCAGAAAACGGCGCTCTTGGAGATTCTGCAAAAACAGAAATGGCGGACTGGGCGACTACAGCGGAATCGAATGGTCAAATTGCAAAGATTCGTAGGAATCTTGAAAACTTGGGCTACGCCGAAGAAATCGCTTCTTTTGAAAATGTCGTAGAAGATTTTGCGACTGGTGTTGCTTCGAGTGAAAGTTCTTCTAGTGTCGCGCTTGGTGCCGGAACTTCGTCTAGCAGTTCTTCGAGCGAAGTGAAGCAATCTAGCAGTAGTTCCTCCGTCATTCTGAGCTCCAGCGAAGAATCCAGTAACAATACAAAAGAATCCTACTTGAATCCAGAAATTGAGTACGGTGAATTGACGGATACTCGTGACGGACAAGTTTACAAGACCGTGAAAATTGGTGATCAGGTGTGGATGGCGGAAAACTTGAATTATGAAAATGGAAATAGTTTGTGCTACAGTGACGACACTACTGAATGCAGTAAGTCCGGTCGTCTCTACATTTGGGATGATGCAAAAGATGTTTGTCCGAGTGGATGGCATTTGCCTGATCTGTTAGAATGGGATGTTTTATACTCTGCGGTGGGTTCTCGGAAAGAGACTGCACGAAATCTCAAGTCAACCAGTGGTTGGACTGAAAATGGAAACGGTGTTGATGCATATGGTTTTTCTGCATTACCTGTTGTTTTTTGGGATGGTTCGCAATTCTTTACCGAGGGTAGTTATTCGATGTTTTGGACTTCTACAGAATGGAATGCCGATAATGCATATATGCAAGAATTTTACATGCTTTCTGATTCGATACAAAATGGTCCTTTACCCAAGAAAATGGCAGTCTCCGTCCGTTGCATTATGGGTGATGGTAAAGCGGTGGATGTGTCCAGCAGTAGTTCTGCGAAATCTTCATCAAGTGACGCGGATGGTTTCGACTGGAGCCTTGCTAAAGAATCTTACTTGAATCCTGATATCAATTATGGTGAGATCACGGACTCCCGCGATGGCAAAATTTATAAGACTGTGAAAATTGGTGATCAGACATGGATGGCGGAAAACTTGAACTACACCGATAGCGCACAAACACCTAGTCTTAAAGGAGGCATGTGGTGTTATGACGATCAGCCTAAAAATTGTGATGTCGGTGGAGCTTTTTACACATGGGCTGCAGCGGTTGATTCCATCGCTTTATACGATGAAAGAGGCTTAATTTGCGGCGATGAAAAAGAATGCCGTGTTTCTGCAAAGGTGCAGGGAATTTGTCCTAATGGTTGGCATTTGCCGGATACGACAGAATGGAGAACTCTAATTAAAGCTGTTGGTGGCAATTCCAAAGCAGGAACCGTCCTCAAGTCTCAAAAAGGGTGGGATATGATCAAGGCTAGCAGCAGTAACGGCAATGGAACGGATGCCTATGGTTTTGCGGCCTTACCTGTAGGCCTTAGCAATGATGGAGATCATGGTGGATTCAGCTACGACGGAATAATTGCCCTTTTTTGGACAATTAATGAAGCTTCTGGCTGGAGTGGTTTTAGAGCCATATCGGCTGATTTCGAAAACGTCAATAACTTTGTTTCTATGGGGAGTAACGGCACTTCCAAATCTTCGGGAATTAGTGTTCGTTGCATAAAGGATTATGATTCTGTAGCAAGTAGTTCTAGCAGTTCCGCTGCATCGTCGAGTTCTGTTGAGGTGTTACCGCCTTGCAAGACGGAGACTGAGGACAATTGTGAATACGATACTTTGACTGATGACCGTGATGGTCGAACTTACAAGACGGTGAAAATCGGCAATCAGATTTGGATGGCGGAAAATTTGAACTATGCTTATTTGCAGTCAACAGAAAACATGGATTCCACCAGTTTCTGTTATGATAATGATCCTGCGAATTGCGATAAGTATGGTCGCCTTTACATTTGGGCTGCTGCAATGGATAGTGCAGGCTTGTTGAACGATGATGCTAAGGGCTGTGGCTATGACGTGGACTGTTCTCCGAAATTCCCGGTTCAGGGAGTTTGCCCGAGCGGCTGGCATTTGCCAAATCAGGCCGAATGGCTAACTCTGTATTCTACGGTGGGAAGCAAGAGTCTTGCGCTCGAGGCTCTCAAGTCGCAGAATGGCTGGTGTAACAATTCGAATGGAACAGATGCTTTCGGTTTTTCGGGATTGCCTGCTGGTTACGGTTACGAGGGATCCTATGGTAGTTTCAAAAATAATGGTTGCTACGCAGTTTTTTGGACTTCTACGGGGAATAATCGCTGGTACGCAAACTATGAGGAATTGTATTACGAAAAAGAATATTTGTCTTCTGGCAATAAACTCTACAGTTTTTCCATCCGTTGCGTCAAAAATTAG